A stretch of Actinomycetota bacterium DNA encodes these proteins:
- a CDS encoding ABC transporter permease translates to MRGWRYLLIKDGKLILRNRLLLVVLVVYPFLIMGIMGAAFYDAGRPVPLGLVNLDRADAGEIAWVGVATDAAASLERRFRRRAVRVTQFQGREEAEEALLSGRVSMLFVSLQEGEPSSWLGADLTAEGVELTLEDAESTASTRDYATCEEALRPRGGEGNDLLLALREEDFPHLGESIWLDRESYDAAALISRFSSGVAEVTEYGSEEEAREALARGGVDAAIVLPRAFVYRLKTLNETARVPVVIDQSNLVKAEFAETSIRGFLSHVKDGVAEEKMRAVVAGLYVLVSGGDFFGTEVVGLAQIRENLETIKEALADRPELAGLVEGGIDLATTVVEDIEEAADYLKGTALPIELDISSTAGRPLSARDAAVPALIALSILWTGVLCGAILMVLEDEEGMRARIALTETGPLALVGSKLLLATAVVFAQSAVMLAIAVTVFGVFASNALLALLVIAAASFSCIGIGLVIAAFARQVAGAVIMSVLVSFPLIFMTGAVYPLSQMPSFMQWAAHAVPLTYAIDALSGVMLRGEGAAEVAGRLGILLAFGAVLLAAGSLLARRRDGG, encoded by the coding sequence ATGAGAGGGTGGCGGTACCTCCTCATCAAGGACGGGAAGCTCATCCTGCGCAACCGGCTGCTGCTGGTGGTGCTGGTGGTCTACCCCTTCCTCATCATGGGGATCATGGGGGCGGCCTTCTACGACGCGGGGCGCCCCGTTCCCCTAGGCCTGGTCAACCTGGACCGCGCGGACGCGGGGGAGATCGCATGGGTGGGAGTGGCGACGGATGCCGCGGCCTCCCTGGAGAGGCGTTTCCGGCGCAGGGCGGTGCGGGTGACGCAGTTCCAGGGTCGGGAGGAAGCCGAGGAAGCCCTGCTCTCCGGTCGGGTAAGCATGCTCTTCGTCTCCCTTCAGGAAGGAGAGCCGTCATCCTGGCTGGGCGCCGACCTCACCGCTGAAGGCGTGGAGTTGACCCTGGAGGACGCGGAGAGCACCGCCTCGACGCGAGACTACGCCACCTGCGAGGAGGCCCTGAGGCCGCGCGGGGGCGAGGGCAACGACCTCCTGCTGGCCCTGCGCGAGGAGGACTTTCCGCACCTCGGGGAGAGCATCTGGCTCGACCGCGAGAGCTACGATGCCGCGGCCTTGATAAGCCGTTTTTCCTCCGGGGTTGCCGAGGTGACGGAGTACGGCAGCGAGGAAGAGGCCCGCGAGGCTCTGGCACGGGGCGGCGTCGACGCGGCCATCGTGCTTCCCCGCGCCTTCGTCTACCGCCTGAAGACGCTCAACGAGACGGCGCGGGTGCCGGTGGTCATCGACCAGTCCAACCTGGTGAAGGCGGAGTTCGCGGAGACGAGCATCCGGGGCTTCCTCTCGCACGTCAAGGACGGGGTGGCGGAGGAGAAGATGCGGGCGGTGGTGGCCGGCCTCTACGTGCTGGTGAGCGGGGGAGATTTTTTCGGCACCGAGGTGGTGGGCCTGGCCCAGATCAGGGAGAACCTGGAAACCATCAAGGAGGCCCTCGCCGACCGTCCCGAACTGGCGGGGCTGGTGGAGGGGGGCATCGACCTCGCGACCACGGTGGTGGAGGACATCGAGGAAGCGGCGGACTACCTCAAGGGCACCGCGCTCCCCATAGAGCTGGACATCTCCTCCACGGCGGGCAGACCGCTCTCGGCGCGGGACGCCGCGGTGCCCGCCCTCATCGCCCTCTCCATCCTCTGGACGGGGGTACTCTGCGGCGCCATCCTCATGGTCCTCGAGGACGAGGAGGGCATGCGGGCGAGGATAGCCCTCACCGAGACCGGCCCCCTGGCGCTGGTGGGCTCCAAACTGCTGCTGGCCACCGCCGTGGTCTTCGCGCAGTCGGCGGTGATGTTGGCCATCGCGGTCACCGTCTTCGGCGTATTCGCCTCCAACGCCCTCCTGGCCCTGCTGGTGATCGCGGCGGCCTCTTTTTCCTGTATCGGTATCGGGCTGGTCATCGCCGCCTTCGCCCGCCAGGTGGCGGGGGCGGTGATCATGAGCGTGCTGGTGAGTTTCCCCCTCATCTTCATGACCGGGGCGGTCTACCCCCTGTCGCAGATGCCCTCCTTCATGCAGTGGGCAGCGCACGCCGTGCCCCTCACCTATGCCATCGACGCCCTCTCCGGGGTCATGCTCAGAGGGGAGGGCGCGGCGGAGGTGGCGGGGCGGCTGGGCATCCTTTTGGCCTTCGGCGCGGTACTGCTGGCGGCGGGATCGCTCCTGGCGCGGCGGCGGGACGGCGGATGA
- a CDS encoding phenylacetate--CoA ligase: MDYFNPVEILERGELEELKLRRLRETVERLYRQVPFYRRRLEEAGFEPGDLRTLEDLERLPFTTKDDLRDNYPFGLFAVPMRDIVRIHASSGTTGKPTVVGYTASDIRTWADLVARTIVAAGGTPDDIVHVAYGYGLFTGGLGLHYGAEMLGATALPMSGGNTKRQVRLMVDFGSTILCCTPSYALNIAEVMREMGISREQVKLKSAILGAEPWSDEMRRQIEQELSLSAHDIYGLSEVVGPGVSIECGEKKGLHVFEDCFIPEIIDPATGRVLPPGEKGELVFTNINKEGLALLRYRTRDISRLLVEECPCGRTHVRMERITGRTDDMLIIRGVNVFPSQVEMVLMQIPGLSPHYQLVVDRVDNLDVLEVQVEVSPQVFSDEIKRLEELERRIRDEVQSYLGVGVKVRLMEPRSIQRSEGKAVRVIDRRKI, encoded by the coding sequence ATGGATTATTTCAACCCGGTGGAGATACTGGAACGGGGCGAGCTCGAGGAACTGAAACTGCGCAGGCTGCGGGAGACGGTGGAACGGCTGTATCGCCAGGTGCCCTTCTACCGGCGCAGGCTGGAGGAGGCCGGCTTCGAGCCGGGGGACCTGCGCACCCTCGAGGACCTGGAAAGACTTCCCTTCACCACCAAGGACGACTTGCGCGACAACTATCCCTTCGGGCTCTTCGCGGTGCCCATGCGCGACATCGTGAGGATCCACGCCTCCAGCGGGACCACCGGGAAGCCCACGGTGGTGGGATACACCGCCTCCGATATCCGGACATGGGCGGATCTGGTGGCGCGCACCATCGTCGCCGCGGGCGGCACGCCCGACGACATCGTGCACGTGGCCTACGGCTACGGCCTCTTCACCGGGGGGCTGGGGCTGCACTACGGGGCGGAGATGCTCGGCGCCACCGCCCTGCCCATGTCCGGAGGCAACACCAAGCGGCAAGTAAGGCTCATGGTAGATTTTGGCAGCACCATCCTGTGCTGCACGCCGTCCTACGCCCTCAACATAGCCGAGGTGATGCGCGAGATGGGCATCTCCCGGGAGCAGGTGAAGCTGAAGTCGGCCATCCTGGGGGCCGAGCCCTGGTCTGACGAGATGCGGCGCCAGATAGAGCAGGAACTCTCCCTCTCCGCCCACGACATCTACGGGCTCTCCGAGGTGGTGGGCCCGGGGGTGTCCATCGAATGCGGCGAGAAGAAAGGCCTGCACGTCTTCGAGGACTGCTTCATACCGGAGATCATCGATCCCGCCACCGGCAGGGTGCTGCCGCCGGGAGAGAAAGGGGAGTTGGTCTTCACCAACATCAACAAGGAAGGGCTGGCGCTGCTGCGCTACCGCACCCGCGACATCTCCCGCCTCCTGGTGGAGGAGTGCCCATGCGGGCGCACCCACGTGCGCATGGAGCGCATCACGGGCCGCACCGACGACATGCTCATCATCCGCGGCGTTAACGTCTTCCCCTCACAGGTGGAGATGGTGCTCATGCAGATCCCCGGGCTCAGCCCCCATTACCAGCTGGTGGTGGACCGGGTGGACAACCTCGACGTGCTGGAGGTGCAGGTGGAGGTGTCCCCGCAGGTGTTCTCCGACGAGATCAAGAGGCTGGAAGAGCTGGAGAGGAGGATACGCGACGAGGTGCAGAGTTACCTAGGGGTGGGGGTGAAGGTGCGGCTCATGGAGCCGCGTTCCATCCAGCGCAGCGAGGGCAAGGCGGTGAGGGTCATCGACAGGCGGAAGATCTAG
- a CDS encoding ACT domain-containing protein, which translates to MKVRQVSIFLENKSGRLYEVCKCLADAGVNIRALSVAETADYGVLRLIVNDPDAAMRAVSESGFTVSETEVIAVEVPDEPGGLAGVLAPLYDANVNIEYIYCFVEKSGSSAIVVFRVEQLDAAIRALQGGGYKVMREEDVYRI; encoded by the coding sequence TTGAAGGTAAGGCAGGTCTCCATATTCCTGGAGAACAAATCGGGGCGCCTCTACGAGGTGTGCAAATGCCTGGCGGACGCGGGGGTGAACATCAGGGCCCTCTCCGTGGCGGAGACCGCCGATTACGGCGTGCTGCGCCTCATCGTCAACGATCCCGACGCCGCCATGCGGGCGGTGAGCGAGAGCGGGTTCACGGTCAGCGAGACGGAGGTCATCGCCGTGGAGGTGCCGGACGAGCCGGGCGGGCTGGCCGGCGTGCTGGCGCCTCTCTACGACGCCAACGTGAACATCGAGTATATCTACTGCTTCGTGGAGAAGAGCGGCAGCAGCGCCATCGTGGTCTTTCGCGTGGAGCAGCTCGACGCCGCCATCAGGGCGCTGCAGGGCGGCGGCTACAAAGTGATGCGCGAGGAGGACGTGTACCGCATCTGA
- a CDS encoding YjbQ family protein codes for MPVYTTTLELSTQGDSEIVDITARVQEEVSRTPLTNGLVTVFVPGSTGGVITLEYEPGLVRDLKDAFERLVPRDLPYRHDRAWRDGNGHSHVRASLVGPSLSVPLREGRLALGTWQQIAFVDFDNRSRRRVLIVQVMGD; via the coding sequence TTGCCCGTCTACACCACCACCCTGGAGCTCTCCACGCAGGGAGACAGCGAGATAGTCGATATCACCGCGCGCGTTCAGGAGGAGGTCTCCCGCACGCCGCTCACCAACGGCCTGGTGACGGTGTTCGTCCCCGGCTCCACCGGAGGGGTGATCACCCTGGAATACGAGCCGGGACTGGTGCGCGATCTCAAGGACGCCTTCGAGCGCCTGGTGCCCCGCGACCTGCCTTACCGGCACGACCGCGCTTGGCGCGACGGCAACGGGCACTCCCACGTCCGCGCTTCCCTCGTGGGCCCCTCCCTCTCCGTCCCCCTGCGCGAGGGACGGCTGGCGCTGGGCACCTGGCAGCAGATAGCCTTCGTGGATTTCGACAACCGCTCCCGGCGCAGGGTACTGATCGTGCAGGTGATGGGAGACTGA
- a CDS encoding M28 family peptidase, with translation MDGKEPVLFHTISASRDTDAKTARGGLSRMVRHLAKDIGPRAPGSKGERAAARFVQREIEAAGLSVQSMDFRTPETCAWSKMVPHLMTAAGVALFPASGHLSYLLVVTGFLLYLCEEFGRSPLALLLPRRPSMNLTARVEPLREPRHKVVILAHLDSPRSTFYYRPSLMGLYRAALMVVFLCHAAIFMLFTVAYGGHLLRMDRDLLALFWHLGLALAVLPFLAGLSLFTKAMAGRPTPGGNDNASGLAVLVEASRIYSRRKPHHVELWLAATGASDAGGLGARRLVQKHRRELRGAYFIVVEGVGRGFPVCFKREGRLLRFRANRRLTAVIKRVCETHVHHGSGLMNNRLYLGEGFQLLSRGHRAVTVRCWEDARVPRYWRWGKDDLDNVDPRSMRTAMDFVIAVIDAIDRGGLD, from the coding sequence TTGGACGGAAAAGAGCCCGTACTCTTCCACACCATAAGCGCGAGCAGGGACACCGACGCGAAGACCGCCAGGGGCGGCCTCTCCCGGATGGTGAGGCACCTGGCAAAGGACATCGGACCCCGCGCTCCCGGCAGCAAGGGGGAGCGCGCCGCCGCCCGTTTCGTGCAGAGGGAGATCGAGGCCGCGGGGCTCTCCGTGCAGAGCATGGATTTCCGGACGCCGGAGACCTGCGCATGGAGCAAGATGGTCCCCCACCTCATGACCGCGGCGGGCGTCGCGCTCTTCCCGGCCTCAGGCCACCTTTCCTACCTTCTGGTGGTGACGGGGTTCCTCCTCTACCTCTGCGAGGAGTTCGGACGTAGCCCCCTGGCCCTGCTGCTGCCGCGCCGACCGTCTATGAACCTCACCGCCCGCGTCGAACCCCTGCGAGAACCGCGTCACAAGGTGGTGATCTTGGCCCACCTCGACTCCCCTCGCTCCACCTTCTATTACCGCCCCTCCCTCATGGGCTTATACCGCGCCGCCCTGATGGTCGTCTTCCTCTGCCATGCCGCCATCTTCATGCTCTTCACCGTGGCCTACGGGGGTCACCTGCTGCGCATGGACCGCGACCTACTCGCCCTTTTCTGGCACCTGGGGCTGGCCCTCGCCGTGCTTCCATTCCTGGCCGGCCTATCGCTCTTCACCAAGGCGATGGCGGGCCGGCCCACCCCTGGCGGCAACGACAACGCCTCCGGCCTAGCCGTGCTCGTGGAGGCCTCCCGCATCTACTCCCGCCGCAAGCCGCACCACGTGGAGCTGTGGTTGGCGGCCACCGGCGCCTCGGATGCCGGCGGGCTGGGAGCGCGCCGCCTGGTGCAGAAGCACCGTCGCGAGCTACGGGGAGCATACTTCATCGTGGTGGAGGGCGTGGGAAGGGGTTTTCCCGTCTGTTTCAAACGCGAGGGCAGGCTCTTGAGATTCCGCGCCAACCGCCGCCTCACCGCGGTGATAAAACGGGTCTGCGAGACCCACGTGCATCACGGCTCCGGGCTCATGAACAACAGGCTCTACCTTGGCGAGGGGTTCCAGCTCCTCTCCCGCGGGCACCGTGCCGTGACCGTGCGCTGCTGGGAGGATGCGCGCGTCCCGCGTTACTGGAGGTGGGGCAAGGATGACCTTGACAACGTCGATCCCCGCTCCATGAGAACGGCCATGGATTTCGTCATCGCGGTAATAGACGCCATCGACCGCGGCGGGCTGGACTGA
- a CDS encoding 1-deoxy-D-xylulose-5-phosphate synthase produces the protein MLDSLAGPADLRALDHGDLARLAEELRRVIVETTARCGGHLSPSLGVVELTIALHRVFDSPRDRIVWDVGHQAYAHKLLTGRREEFRRLRCSDGCSGFPRREESPHDVNNAGHSSTSISYALGLAIARDLRREDHHVVAVVGDGALTGGLAFEALNQAGHLKKRLIIVLNDNGMSISRNVGALSTYLTQLRLNPRYTKVKDEVKEIIESVPVLGAPTDRLIRSFKERLKNFLIPEFIFEELGIQYVGPVDGHDIAAMERDLALAKAAEEPVLIHVLTTKGKGYPPAERDPDLYHGVGPFDPETGRVHGGGRPSYTDTFGRVMCEMARAEPRLVAITAAMRLGTGLDDFARLFPRRFYDVGIAEQHAVTLAAGLALGGFRPVVSIYSTFLQRAIDQLSQEICLQNLPVIFTLDRAGLVGEDGPTHHGAFDLTYLRMLPNMTVMAPADQEELRDMLWASLALKGPVAIRYPRGAGPSRTVDIEPRDLEPGRAAMLREGDDACLLAVGRMVDVALEAAEMLAAMGVEAAVINARSVKPLDEEAVQEWGCRCPLLVTLEENVLAGGFGEGVASLAQRLALPCRVMSIGLPDAYVGHGKVEELFRRHDMDASSVAGRIAEMLEGSGG, from the coding sequence CTGCTGGATTCCCTCGCCGGCCCCGCGGACCTCCGCGCCTTGGACCACGGAGACCTCGCCCGCCTCGCGGAGGAGCTGCGCCGGGTGATCGTGGAGACCACCGCCCGCTGCGGGGGGCATCTCTCCCCCAGCCTGGGGGTGGTGGAGCTGACCATCGCCCTGCACCGCGTCTTCGACAGCCCCCGGGACCGCATCGTCTGGGACGTAGGCCACCAGGCATACGCCCACAAACTGCTCACCGGGAGGAGGGAGGAGTTCAGGCGCCTGCGCTGCTCCGACGGGTGCAGCGGCTTTCCCCGTCGCGAGGAGAGCCCCCATGACGTCAACAACGCCGGGCACTCCAGCACCTCCATAAGCTACGCCCTGGGGCTGGCCATCGCCCGCGACCTGCGCAGGGAGGACCACCACGTGGTCGCCGTGGTGGGAGACGGGGCGCTCACCGGAGGCCTGGCCTTCGAGGCCCTGAACCAGGCGGGGCACCTGAAAAAGAGGCTCATCATCGTGCTCAACGACAACGGCATGTCCATATCGCGCAACGTGGGCGCCCTCTCCACTTACCTCACCCAGCTAAGGCTCAACCCCAGGTATACGAAGGTAAAGGACGAGGTGAAGGAGATCATCGAGAGCGTGCCGGTGCTGGGTGCCCCCACCGACCGCCTTATCCGCTCCTTCAAGGAGCGACTCAAGAACTTCCTCATCCCGGAGTTCATCTTCGAGGAGCTCGGCATCCAGTACGTGGGGCCGGTGGACGGGCACGACATCGCGGCCATGGAGCGCGACCTCGCGCTGGCGAAGGCGGCGGAGGAGCCCGTGCTCATCCACGTGCTCACCACCAAGGGCAAGGGTTATCCGCCCGCCGAGAGGGACCCCGATCTTTACCACGGCGTGGGGCCCTTCGACCCCGAGACAGGAAGGGTGCACGGCGGCGGCAGGCCGTCCTATACCGACACCTTCGGGAGGGTGATGTGCGAGATGGCGCGCGCGGAGCCCCGCCTGGTGGCCATCACCGCGGCCATGCGGCTGGGGACGGGCCTGGACGATTTCGCCCGCCTCTTTCCCCGGCGTTTTTACGACGTGGGCATAGCGGAGCAGCACGCCGTTACCCTGGCGGCGGGACTGGCGCTGGGAGGCTTCCGTCCGGTGGTCTCCATCTATTCCACCTTCCTCCAGAGGGCGATCGACCAGCTCTCCCAGGAGATCTGCCTCCAGAACCTCCCGGTCATCTTCACCCTCGACCGCGCCGGGCTGGTGGGGGAGGACGGCCCCACCCACCACGGAGCCTTCGACCTCACTTACCTGCGCATGCTCCCCAACATGACCGTCATGGCCCCCGCCGACCAGGAGGAGCTGCGGGATATGCTGTGGGCCTCCCTGGCTCTCAAGGGTCCGGTGGCCATACGGTATCCGAGGGGAGCGGGGCCGTCCCGGACGGTGGACATCGAGCCCCGTGACCTGGAGCCGGGAAGAGCGGCGATGTTGCGCGAGGGGGATGACGCGTGCCTGCTGGCGGTGGGCAGGATGGTGGACGTGGCCCTGGAGGCGGCGGAGATGCTGGCGGCCATGGGCGTGGAGGCCGCGGTGATCAACGCCCGCAGCGTGAAGCCCCTGGACGAGGAGGCGGTGCAGGAGTGGGGGTGTCGCTGTCCCCTGCTGGTCACCCTGGAGGAGAACGTGCTGGCGGGAGGCTTCGGAGAGGGCGTGGCCTCCCTGGCGCAGAGGCTCGCTCTCCCCTGCCGGGTGATGAGCATCGGGCTCCCCGATGCCTACGTGGGCCACGGCAAGGTAGAGGAGCTCTTCCGCCGCCACGACATGGACGCCTCCTCGGTGGCGGGGAGGATCGCGGAGATGCTCGAGGGGAGCGGGGGCTGA
- a CDS encoding TlyA family RNA methyltransferase, with amino-acid sequence MKRLDQWLVDEGHFPSRERARLAIMAGEVSVEGRGNDLKAGTRVRPGDRVTVSPRPRFVSRGGDKLEGVLERWGIEVAGRLALDVGASTGGFTHCLLERGAARVICLDVGRGQLHWELRNHPGVTVMERTNVRHVRPEDLPFEPELVVADLSFISLRLVFPVLGRLMVGGGELIALIKPQFEAGRGKVGKKGVVRDPDVHREVLEAVAAAAAGCGFELLDLVPSPLRGAEGNIEYFGWWRRNEEAPPASPGAVEKAVREAWERSSGT; translated from the coding sequence ATGAAACGACTCGACCAGTGGCTGGTGGACGAAGGTCATTTCCCGTCCCGCGAGCGAGCCAGGCTCGCCATCATGGCGGGCGAGGTGAGCGTGGAGGGGAGGGGGAATGATCTCAAGGCCGGGACGAGGGTGAGACCGGGCGACCGCGTGACCGTCTCCCCAAGGCCACGCTTCGTGTCACGGGGCGGTGATAAACTCGAGGGAGTGTTGGAGCGCTGGGGGATAGAGGTGGCGGGCCGCCTGGCGCTGGATGTGGGCGCGTCCACGGGCGGGTTCACCCACTGCCTCTTGGAGAGAGGGGCGGCGAGGGTGATCTGCCTAGACGTCGGGAGGGGTCAGCTGCACTGGGAGCTGCGCAACCACCCCGGGGTGACGGTGATGGAGAGGACCAACGTACGCCACGTGCGCCCCGAGGACCTTCCCTTCGAGCCCGAGCTGGTTGTGGCGGACCTCTCCTTCATCTCCCTGCGCCTGGTGTTCCCGGTGCTGGGGAGGCTTATGGTCGGCGGCGGCGAGCTGATCGCCCTCATCAAGCCCCAGTTCGAGGCGGGCAGGGGCAAGGTGGGCAAGAAAGGGGTGGTCAGGGACCCCGACGTCCACCGGGAGGTGCTGGAGGCGGTGGCGGCGGCGGCGGCCGGTTGCGGGTTCGAGCTCCTCGACCTGGTGCCCTCGCCGCTGCGGGGAGCGGAGGGTAACATAGAATATTTTGGATGGTGGCGGAGGAACGAAGAAGCGCCGCCCGCCTCGCCGGGGGCGGTGGAGAAGGCGGTGCGAGAGGCATGGGAAAGATCTTCCGGAACATAG
- a CDS encoding NAD(+)/NADH kinase yields MGKIFRNIALLPHVQKEEAVRAARELARWLEDAGRSVRMLSEDAVCAGMGLAGMDLEELVRGLDLVVSLGGDGSMLRAAAVAYAADVPVVGVNLGKKGFLTAVDAGEMFEGMEDILAGRYLLQERMMLECSLPGDDARHFALNEVVVGKRELQRMIRLEVDIDGCYYHYYSGDGIIFSTPTGSTAYSLSSGGPIVDPLLDCIVLTPICSHSLVDRSVVVSPRSEIEVRVEAGRVMPSVSLDGREEVSLPGGGKMVVRRAQRRLKMIKQRGYSFYALLREKFDFPPGESRSY; encoded by the coding sequence ATGGGAAAGATCTTCCGGAACATAGCTCTGCTTCCCCACGTGCAAAAGGAGGAGGCGGTGCGGGCAGCACGGGAGCTGGCGCGCTGGCTCGAGGACGCGGGCAGGTCGGTGCGCATGCTCAGCGAGGACGCCGTATGCGCGGGCATGGGGCTCGCGGGCATGGACCTAGAGGAGCTGGTGCGTGGACTGGACCTGGTGGTCTCCCTGGGAGGGGACGGCTCCATGCTGCGCGCCGCGGCGGTGGCCTATGCGGCCGACGTCCCGGTGGTGGGGGTGAACCTGGGCAAGAAAGGTTTCCTCACCGCCGTGGACGCGGGGGAGATGTTCGAGGGGATGGAGGACATCCTCGCCGGGCGCTACCTGCTCCAGGAACGCATGATGCTGGAGTGCTCCCTGCCCGGAGACGACGCGCGCCATTTCGCCCTCAACGAGGTGGTGGTGGGCAAGAGGGAGCTGCAGAGGATGATCCGCCTGGAGGTGGACATCGATGGCTGCTATTACCATTACTATTCCGGGGACGGCATCATCTTCTCCACCCCCACGGGTTCCACCGCCTACTCCCTCTCCTCCGGCGGCCCCATCGTGGATCCCCTGCTGGACTGCATCGTCCTCACCCCCATATGCAGCCACTCCCTGGTGGACCGCTCCGTGGTCGTTTCCCCGCGGAGCGAGATAGAGGTGCGGGTGGAGGCGGGAAGGGTCATGCCCTCCGTGTCCCTGGACGGCAGGGAGGAGGTAAGTCTGCCCGGAGGAGGAAAGATGGTGGTAAGGCGGGCGCAGCGGCGCCTGAAGATGATCAAGCAGAGGGGCTACTCTTTCTACGCCCTCCTGCGGGAGAAGTTCGATTTCCCGCCCGGAGAATCACGGTCGTATTGA
- the recN gene encoding DNA repair protein RecN — protein MIRELRVRNLALLEEASLEFGPGLNVLTGETGAGKTVLVEALSLLLGGRGDSGMVRDGAERLELEAAFDVSGHRRLRELLEAEDLAADEGEELILRRVIGADGKSRCYVNGRLSTVGTLSRLGDQLVDIHGQHEHQRLLRPASHLEYLDEYGGPQHLELLRSYRRLYLAWREAERAREEADMDEAERLREMDLLRFQVREIEAVRPAEGEMEELLRERKRMQNREELFSAACLAHDLLAGDGGEGAIDRLGEAEAALLKASSLDEEAASWCGRLREAQETLAELARAMHDFAEGLEFEPGRLEEVEARLHALTDLARKYGGDTAAILEHLERSRRRLEELENLDERREDLWREAGAARAAAREAAERLSSSRQELARRLTQETGREMEELNMAGMRFRVHWERETELGPTGWDRVEFQVTPGKGLPYRSLSRIASGGELSRITLALKLALARADSVPTLVFDEVDAGIGGTTADVLAEKLARISAYHQVFSITHLPQIAARSHTHLAVSKRQTGKGIITEVRRLGAEERLEELVRMLGGEESTARRHARALLKAGAARQPEG, from the coding sequence ATGATAAGGGAACTGCGCGTGCGGAACCTCGCACTTTTGGAGGAGGCGAGCCTGGAGTTCGGCCCCGGCTTGAACGTGCTCACGGGGGAGACGGGCGCGGGCAAGACGGTGCTCGTGGAGGCGCTGTCCCTGCTCCTGGGGGGGCGGGGAGACAGCGGCATGGTCAGGGATGGCGCGGAGAGGTTGGAGCTGGAGGCCGCCTTCGATGTGAGCGGCCACCGGCGCCTACGCGAGCTCTTGGAGGCCGAGGACCTGGCGGCCGATGAAGGCGAGGAATTGATCCTGCGCCGCGTCATCGGCGCGGACGGGAAGAGCAGGTGCTACGTCAACGGGAGGCTGAGCACCGTGGGCACCCTCTCGCGCCTCGGCGATCAACTGGTGGACATCCACGGCCAGCACGAGCACCAGCGGCTGCTGCGTCCGGCGAGCCACCTCGAGTACCTGGACGAGTACGGCGGCCCCCAGCACCTGGAGCTCCTGCGCTCCTACCGCCGCCTCTATCTTGCCTGGCGGGAGGCGGAGCGGGCCCGGGAGGAGGCGGACATGGACGAGGCGGAGAGGCTGCGGGAGATGGATCTCCTGCGTTTCCAGGTCAGGGAGATAGAGGCGGTGCGTCCCGCCGAGGGGGAGATGGAGGAGCTGCTGCGGGAAAGAAAGCGCATGCAGAACCGCGAGGAGCTCTTCTCGGCCGCATGCCTAGCTCACGACCTGCTGGCGGGCGACGGGGGAGAGGGTGCCATCGACCGCCTGGGGGAGGCGGAGGCCGCTCTGCTCAAGGCCTCCTCCCTGGACGAGGAGGCGGCATCATGGTGCGGACGCCTGAGGGAGGCGCAGGAGACGCTGGCTGAGCTGGCCCGTGCCATGCACGACTTCGCCGAGGGCCTGGAGTTCGAGCCGGGGCGCCTCGAGGAGGTGGAGGCCCGCCTGCACGCCCTGACCGACCTAGCGCGCAAATACGGGGGAGACACGGCGGCGATACTGGAGCACCTGGAGCGCTCGCGCAGGAGGCTGGAGGAGCTGGAGAACCTGGACGAGCGGAGGGAGGATCTGTGGCGGGAGGCCGGCGCCGCCAGGGCGGCGGCGCGGGAGGCGGCGGAAAGGCTCAGCTCGTCGCGGCAGGAGCTGGCGCGCAGGCTGACGCAGGAGACCGGCCGCGAGATGGAGGAGCTGAACATGGCGGGCATGCGCTTCCGGGTGCACTGGGAGCGGGAGACGGAGCTGGGACCCACGGGCTGGGACCGTGTGGAGTTCCAGGTCACTCCGGGAAAAGGGCTTCCCTACCGCTCCCTCTCCCGCATCGCCTCGGGAGGAGAGCTCTCGCGCATCACCCTGGCCCTGAAGCTGGCGCTGGCGCGCGCCGATTCCGTCCCCACCCTGGTCTTCGACGAGGTGGACGCGGGGATCGGGGGGACGACCGCGGACGTCCTGGCGGAGAAGCTCGCCCGCATCTCCGCCTACCACCAGGTGTTCTCCATAACCCACCTGCCGCAGATCGCCGCCCGCTCCCATACGCACCTCGCGGTGAGCAAGCGGCAGACCGGTAAGGGCATCATCACCGAGGTGAGGAGGCTGGGGGCGGAGGAGCGCCTGGAGGAGCTGGTGCGCATGCTGGGAGGGGAGGAGTCCACCGCGCGGCGCCACGCCCGAGCGCTGTTGAAGGCGGGTGCGGCTCGGCAGCCGGAAGGTTGA